A portion of the Sandaracinobacteroides saxicola genome contains these proteins:
- a CDS encoding DnaJ domain-containing protein — MARFRRSDDWGFPRWRDYGAARAAQSVALCDRHGCDQPGTCPAPKAPNSREKWLFCTAHAAEYNAGWDYFAALDAAGAAAQEESETREARGYGSAKHWGWGEGDGSRSRAELDALRLFDLPTDADADAIKAAHRRMAKANHPDLNPGNAAAAERFQASQAAYEILLAAEARRA; from the coding sequence ATGGCCCGCTTCCGCCGCAGCGATGACTGGGGCTTCCCCCGCTGGCGCGACTATGGCGCCGCCCGCGCCGCGCAGAGCGTGGCGCTCTGCGATCGCCACGGCTGCGACCAGCCCGGCACCTGCCCCGCCCCCAAGGCCCCCAACAGCCGCGAGAAGTGGCTGTTTTGCACCGCCCACGCCGCCGAGTACAACGCCGGCTGGGACTATTTCGCCGCGCTGGACGCTGCCGGCGCCGCCGCGCAGGAGGAATCCGAAACCCGCGAGGCGCGCGGCTATGGCAGCGCCAAACATTGGGGCTGGGGCGAGGGCGACGGCTCCCGCAGCCGTGCCGAGCTCGACGCGCTGCGCCTGTTCGACCTGCCGACCGATGCCGATGCCGACGCCATCAAGGCCGCCCACCGCCGCATGGCGAAGGCCAACCACCCCGACCTGAACCCCGGCAACGCCGCCGCCGCCGAGCGCTTCCAGGCCTCGCAGGCCGCCTATGAAATCCTGCTCGCCGCAGAGGCGCGCCGCGCGTGA
- a CDS encoding SEL1-like repeat protein, which produces MKAALPLLLLLGACATNDRPCPPFPTLTTTLARSALPIAPNATRAGLAERAKATTDAMARARAEANSPAARLLAQAALADELPWLLKARDWDRIQTLIDSGRAQGLLNTTVSLALEPGILALPPGLLPVRNGLRNGRLLLFSRLDNNGRLPEAMGMAVGWEPNPLNADSSAGARATADSAAWILGFDAPTLPENTDAAPYREAVKAALACRADQNQQPAQLTRAMLQREGLLLPADAATARSTYAAMAATTGGTMYVYVPGVDGRPGYTMPVNTPVRPGNVAAQRELGLMLLAGEGGKTDREAGCESLLRAARSADLSAIRAARAAQCPAADTLPRLDPPNP; this is translated from the coding sequence GTGAAGGCCGCGCTGCCGCTGCTCCTGCTGCTCGGCGCCTGCGCCACCAACGACCGCCCCTGCCCGCCCTTCCCCACCCTCACCACCACCCTCGCCCGCTCGGCGCTCCCCATCGCCCCCAACGCCACCCGCGCCGGCCTCGCCGAACGAGCCAAGGCCACCACCGACGCCATGGCCCGCGCCCGTGCCGAAGCGAACAGCCCCGCCGCCCGCCTGCTCGCCCAGGCCGCGCTGGCCGACGAACTCCCCTGGCTGCTGAAGGCGCGGGACTGGGACCGCATCCAGACCCTCATCGACAGCGGCCGCGCCCAGGGCCTGCTCAACACCACCGTCTCCCTGGCCCTCGAACCCGGCATCCTCGCCCTGCCGCCCGGCCTGCTGCCGGTGCGAAACGGCCTGCGCAACGGTCGCCTCCTGCTCTTCTCCCGCCTCGACAACAACGGCCGCCTGCCCGAGGCGATGGGCATGGCCGTCGGCTGGGAGCCCAACCCGCTCAACGCCGACAGCAGCGCCGGGGCCCGCGCCACCGCCGACAGCGCCGCCTGGATCCTCGGCTTCGACGCGCCGACCCTCCCCGAAAACACCGATGCCGCCCCGTACCGCGAAGCCGTGAAGGCCGCGCTCGCCTGCCGCGCCGACCAGAACCAGCAACCCGCGCAGCTCACCCGCGCCATGCTGCAGCGCGAAGGCCTGCTGCTCCCCGCCGACGCCGCCACCGCCCGCAGCACCTATGCCGCCATGGCCGCCACCACCGGCGGGACGATGTATGTCTATGTCCCCGGCGTCGATGGCCGGCCCGGCTACACCATGCCGGTCAACACCCCCGTCCGCCCCGGCAATGTCGCCGCCCAGCGCGAGCTCGGCCTGATGCTGCTGGCGGGCGAAGGCGGCAAGACCGACCGCGAAGCCGGCTGCGAATCGCTGCTGCGCGCGGCGCGCAGTGCCGACCTCTCCGCCATCAGGGCCGCCCGCGCCGCCCAATGCCCGGCCGCGGACACGCTGCCCCGCCTCGACCCGCCCAACCCGTAA
- a CDS encoding phosphoenolpyruvate carboxykinase, which produces MKGPSSVTITIPRHDLAAQGIVTPAALHWNLGTAPLVELAVKRGEGILAKHGPLVVETGKHTGRSANDKFIVRDAETENSVWWGKTNKSITPEQFAALRADFMAALAARDTLFVQDLYGGSQPEHRVQVRVITEYAWHSLFIRTLLVRPEASALADFLPEYTIIDLPGFVADPARHGCRSETVVAVNFSEKLILIGGTRYAGEMKKSVFGILNYLLPVKGVMPMHCSANIGPNGDTAVFFGLSGTGKTTLSADASRTLIGDDEHGWSDTAVFNFEGGCYAKMIRLSPEAEPEIFATTKRFGTVLENVVIDPVTREIDLDDNRLAENSRGSYPIDFIPNASADNLGPVPKNIIMLTADAFGILPPIARLTPDQAMYHFLSGYTARVAGTEIGVTEPDATFSTCFGAPFMPRHPSVYGNLLKERIARGGVDVWLVNTGWTGGGAGTGGTGTRMPIKVTRALLNAALDGSLKNAEFRRDPFFGFAVPVSVPGVPEQILDPRGTWPNPADYDAKARKLVSMFVENFAQFESHVEQGVRDAAPKAA; this is translated from the coding sequence ATGAAGGGGCCTTCATCCGTGACCATCACCATCCCCCGCCATGACCTTGCCGCGCAGGGCATTGTCACGCCCGCCGCGCTGCACTGGAACCTCGGCACCGCGCCCCTGGTGGAGCTTGCCGTCAAGCGCGGCGAAGGCATCCTCGCCAAACATGGCCCGCTGGTGGTGGAAACCGGCAAGCACACCGGCCGCAGCGCCAACGACAAGTTCATCGTGCGCGATGCCGAAACCGAAAATAGCGTCTGGTGGGGCAAGACCAACAAGTCGATCACGCCCGAACAATTCGCCGCGCTGCGTGCCGACTTCATGGCCGCGCTGGCGGCAAGGGACACGCTGTTCGTGCAGGACCTGTACGGCGGTTCGCAACCCGAACATCGCGTGCAGGTGCGCGTCATCACCGAATATGCCTGGCACAGCCTGTTCATCCGCACGCTGCTGGTGCGGCCCGAAGCGTCGGCGCTGGCCGACTTCCTGCCCGAATATACCATCATCGACCTGCCCGGCTTCGTTGCCGACCCGGCGCGCCACGGCTGCCGCAGCGAGACGGTGGTCGCCGTCAATTTCAGCGAGAAGCTGATCCTGATCGGCGGTACGCGCTATGCCGGCGAGATGAAGAAGAGCGTGTTCGGCATCCTCAACTATCTGCTGCCGGTGAAGGGCGTCATGCCGATGCACTGCTCGGCCAACATCGGCCCCAATGGCGACACCGCTGTCTTCTTCGGCCTCTCCGGCACCGGCAAGACCACGCTGTCGGCCGACGCCAGCCGCACGCTGATCGGCGACGACGAGCATGGCTGGTCCGACACCGCCGTCTTCAATTTCGAGGGGGGCTGCTACGCCAAGATGATCCGGCTCTCGCCCGAGGCCGAGCCGGAAATCTTCGCCACCACGAAACGCTTCGGCACCGTCCTCGAAAATGTCGTTATCGACCCCGTCACGCGGGAGATCGACCTCGACGACAACCGCCTGGCCGAGAACAGCCGCGGCAGCTACCCCATCGATTTCATCCCCAACGCCAGCGCCGACAACCTCGGCCCCGTCCCCAAGAACATCATCATGCTGACCGCCGACGCCTTCGGCATCCTGCCGCCGATCGCCAGGCTCACCCCCGACCAGGCGATGTACCATTTCCTCAGCGGCTACACCGCGCGCGTGGCGGGCACCGAGATCGGCGTGACCGAGCCCGACGCCACCTTCAGCACCTGCTTCGGCGCCCCCTTCATGCCGCGCCACCCCAGCGTCTATGGCAATCTGCTGAAGGAACGCATCGCCAGGGGTGGCGTCGATGTCTGGCTGGTCAACACCGGCTGGACGGGGGGGGGCGCCGGCACCGGCGGCACCGGCACCCGCATGCCGATCAAGGTCACCCGTGCGCTCCTCAACGCCGCGCTCGACGGCAGCCTGAAAAATGCCGAGTTCCGCCGCGATCCCTTCTTCGGCTTCGCCGTCCCCGTCAGCGTCCCCGGCGTCCCCGAACAGATCCTGGACCCGCGCGGCACCTGGCCCAACCCGGCCGACTATGACGCCAAGGCGCGGAAACTCGTCTCGATGTTCGTCGAGAATTTCGCCCAGTTCGAAAGCCACGTCGAACAGGGCGTCCGCGACGCCGCCCCGAAAGCCGCCTGA
- a CDS encoding HI0074 family nucleotidyltransferase substrate-binding subunit produces MAQPDLPRWATRFDNYSRAYDLLCEALDRDRLNPLEQEGTIQRFEYSWQLAWSLLADDLTEQGIPLEPRTPAATIRAAAAAGLIHDASIWMEALNARNKLSHVYDARLFEAAIADLRTRYRPLFEALHSHYAARRQGLSS; encoded by the coding sequence ATGGCCCAGCCCGACCTCCCGCGCTGGGCCACCAGGTTCGACAATTACAGCCGCGCCTATGACCTGCTGTGCGAAGCGCTCGACCGCGACCGGCTCAACCCGCTGGAGCAGGAAGGCACCATCCAGCGCTTCGAATACAGCTGGCAGCTCGCCTGGTCGCTGCTCGCCGACGATCTCACCGAACAGGGCATTCCACTCGAACCCCGCACGCCCGCGGCGACCATCCGCGCCGCGGCGGCCGCCGGCCTGATCCACGACGCCAGCATCTGGATGGAGGCGCTGAACGCCCGCAACAAGCTGAGCCACGTCTATGATGCCCGGCTGTTCGAGGCCGCCATCGCTGACCTCCGCACCCGCTATCGCCCGCTGTTCGAGGCGCTGCACAGCCATTATGCCGCCCGGCGACAGGGGCTCTCGTCATGA
- a CDS encoding response regulator transcription factor yields the protein MQPTIALVDDDRNILTSVSIALQAEGFVTRVYSDGAAGLKGCLDNPPDLAVVDIKMPRMDGMELLRRLREKSDLPVIFLTSKDTEIDEALGLAMGADDYIGKPFSQRLLIERIRAVLRRTAARAAPEVPAEAVAEPIRRGALEMDAARHRVRWRGADVALTVTEFLILDALAQRPGFVKSRDALMDVAYSDDVYVDDRTIDSHIKRLRKKFRLVDPAFDSIETLYGVGYRFDVEE from the coding sequence ATGCAACCGACCATCGCGCTGGTGGATGACGACCGCAACATCCTGACGTCGGTCAGCATCGCGTTGCAGGCGGAGGGGTTCGTGACCCGGGTCTATTCCGATGGCGCGGCGGGGTTGAAGGGGTGCCTGGACAACCCGCCCGACCTGGCCGTGGTGGACATCAAGATGCCGCGCATGGACGGCATGGAGCTGTTGCGGCGGCTGCGCGAGAAGAGCGACCTGCCGGTCATTTTCCTGACCAGCAAGGATACCGAGATCGACGAGGCGCTGGGGCTGGCGATGGGCGCGGACGATTATATCGGCAAGCCGTTCAGCCAGCGGCTGCTGATCGAGCGCATCCGCGCGGTGCTGCGGCGGACGGCGGCGCGGGCGGCGCCGGAGGTGCCGGCGGAAGCGGTGGCGGAACCAATCCGGCGTGGCGCGCTGGAGATGGACGCGGCGCGGCACCGGGTGCGCTGGAGGGGCGCGGACGTGGCGCTGACCGTGACCGAGTTCCTGATCCTGGATGCGTTGGCGCAGCGGCCGGGGTTCGTGAAGAGCCGTGACGCGCTGATGGATGTGGCCTATTCCGACGATGTCTACGTCGATGACCGCACCATCGACAGCCACATCAAGCGGCTGCGCAAGAAGTTCCGGCTGGTCGATCCCGCGTTCGACAGCATCGAGACGCTTTATGGCGTCGGCTATCGCTTCGATGTCGAAGAGTGA
- a CDS encoding nucleotidyltransferase family protein, which yields MTDAGLSDWDARILQGLLMPYAHRIDRVAVFGSRAAGTARPASDLDLVLYGPLTEAETDQLVTDLDESLLSLNVDVVAYERLRHPALKSRIDATAKTLYTGDMLRQLSSPA from the coding sequence ATGACCGACGCCGGCCTGAGCGACTGGGACGCGCGCATCCTGCAGGGCCTGCTCATGCCCTACGCCCACCGGATCGACCGCGTCGCCGTGTTCGGCTCCCGTGCCGCCGGCACCGCGCGGCCGGCCTCCGATCTCGACCTTGTGCTCTATGGTCCGCTGACCGAGGCCGAGACCGACCAGCTTGTCACCGATCTCGACGAATCCCTCCTCAGCCTCAATGTCGATGTGGTCGCCTACGAGCGCCTTCGCCACCCCGCGCTCAAATCGCGTATCGATGCGACCGCCAAAACCCTCTACACAGGCGACATGCTCCGCCAGCTCTCCAGCCCCGCCTGA
- a CDS encoding phospholipase D-like domain-containing protein, which translates to MAERAFVSGRNAAAAFGLRLHRGEGMVLLAMDWRRQRPPRDFVGFAIEVKAPGAADFVALKNRLSFSLDARHLPDDRDTRQNPSILAPFQAFRWMHMPQENARQGEYRYRVTPLFMDAAGALRTGAAQEAATTLMHETVPGVLNIAFTRGYVSSQAFTDRFGGPAAIPTLLPRRAAEGLDFVATAPQAEEALAWMGYEARAAILKLLDEAIADSSAKVDVIAYDLNLPPLMDRFAALAGRLRIIIDDSGDHGEAHSAETEAAKRLVAMLGPANVIRQDVKGLQHNKMIIVRAATWAKAVGGSTNFSWRGFYVQSNNAVIVSGAAPVAIFAAAFEAYWAGRWPFASPGWQALGLAGVDAQVTFSPRDGGAVLAALAEDVAATKSSLFYSLAFISITPGAVQDALAAVTDKADRYVYGMSDKRLGLNLQRPGGNPVPVDSGGLGMTLPPPFRPEATGGGGVRLHHKFIVIDFDLPTARVYTGSYNVSRSADGKNGENFFCIRDRRVATAYMIEALRIFDHYHFRTKRAANRDSNTPMLLQKPPAAGEKAWFDRFWDDPVKVKDRTLFAGTGAASV; encoded by the coding sequence ATGGCGGAGCGGGCTTTTGTCAGTGGGCGGAATGCGGCGGCGGCGTTTGGGTTGCGGTTGCATCGGGGGGAGGGGATGGTGTTGCTGGCGATGGACTGGCGCAGGCAGCGCCCGCCGCGCGATTTCGTGGGGTTTGCCATCGAGGTGAAGGCGCCGGGGGCGGCGGATTTCGTGGCGTTGAAGAACCGGTTGTCCTTTTCGCTCGACGCGCGGCATCTGCCGGATGACCGGGACACGCGGCAGAACCCCTCCATCCTGGCGCCGTTCCAGGCGTTCCGCTGGATGCACATGCCGCAGGAAAATGCCCGGCAGGGCGAATATCGCTATCGCGTGACGCCGCTGTTCATGGATGCGGCCGGCGCGTTGCGCACCGGCGCGGCGCAGGAGGCGGCGACGACGTTGATGCACGAGACGGTGCCGGGCGTGCTGAACATCGCCTTCACCCGCGGCTATGTCAGCAGCCAGGCCTTCACCGACCGCTTCGGCGGGCCGGCGGCGATCCCGACGCTGCTGCCGCGCCGCGCCGCGGAGGGACTGGATTTCGTGGCGACGGCGCCGCAGGCGGAGGAGGCGCTGGCCTGGATGGGCTATGAGGCGCGGGCGGCGATCCTGAAGCTGCTGGACGAGGCGATCGCCGACAGCAGCGCGAAGGTGGACGTGATCGCCTATGACCTGAACCTGCCGCCGCTGATGGACCGGTTCGCGGCGCTGGCGGGGCGGCTGAGGATCATCATCGACGACAGCGGCGACCATGGCGAGGCGCACAGCGCGGAGACCGAGGCGGCGAAGCGGCTGGTGGCGATGCTGGGGCCGGCGAATGTGATCCGCCAGGATGTGAAGGGATTGCAGCACAACAAGATGATCATCGTGCGGGCGGCAACCTGGGCGAAGGCGGTGGGGGGATCGACCAATTTCAGCTGGCGCGGATTCTATGTGCAATCGAACAACGCCGTGATCGTCAGCGGGGCGGCGCCGGTCGCCATCTTCGCCGCGGCGTTCGAGGCCTATTGGGCGGGGCGGTGGCCGTTCGCCTCGCCGGGGTGGCAGGCGCTGGGGCTGGCCGGGGTGGACGCGCAGGTGACCTTCTCTCCGCGCGATGGCGGCGCGGTGCTGGCGGCGCTGGCCGAGGATGTGGCGGCGACGAAATCGAGCCTGTTCTATTCGCTGGCGTTCATCTCGATCACGCCGGGGGCGGTGCAGGACGCGCTGGCGGCGGTGACCGACAAGGCCGACCGCTATGTCTATGGCATGTCCGACAAGCGGCTGGGGCTGAACCTGCAGCGGCCCGGCGGCAATCCGGTGCCGGTCGATTCGGGCGGGCTGGGGATGACGCTGCCGCCGCCGTTCCGGCCGGAAGCCACGGGCGGCGGCGGGGTGCGGTTGCACCACAAGTTCATCGTCATCGATTTCGACCTGCCGACGGCGCGGGTCTATACCGGGTCCTATAATGTCTCGCGGTCGGCGGACGGCAAGAATGGCGAGAATTTCTTCTGCATCCGGGACCGGCGGGTGGCGACGGCCTATATGATCGAAGCCTTGCGGATTTTCGACCATTATCATTTCCGCACGAAGCGGGCGGCGAACCGGGACAGCAACACGCCGATGCTGCTGCAAAAGCCGCCGGCGGCGGGCGAAAAGGCCTGGTTCGACCGCTTCTGGGACGATCCGGTGAAGGTGAAGGACCGGACGCTGTTTGCGGGAACGGGGGCGGCGTCTGTTTAG
- a CDS encoding SDH family Clp fold serine proteinase, with protein sequence MTRSLDELTSSNKFIEGQLDKNLAAVGEYLDRDIITVVAPMFNGIDDMVRDMIEDIEPKKEKLAVIIETSGGSIEVVERMAEMFRHHYPKDIAFYVPSYAMSAGTVLVMSGDSIHMDYFSVLGPIDPQVKQKSSDNYVPALGYLEKYADFVEKSSRGKLTEAEVLFFLQKFDPAELHFFEQARDLSVELLKKWLVNYKFRNWKKTGSSGKIVTAAMREKRATEIARKLNDVKRWKSHSRTLSRSVIESEMKLMIDDFGADKELNRRIRSYSRLLQDYMMRVGHSIVVHVPQTYKGM encoded by the coding sequence ATGACGCGCTCATTGGATGAGTTGACTTCGTCAAACAAGTTCATCGAAGGCCAGCTTGATAAGAACTTAGCAGCAGTAGGAGAATATCTAGATCGAGATATTATAACAGTCGTTGCACCAATGTTTAACGGTATCGATGATATGGTCAGAGACATGATCGAAGACATCGAACCAAAAAAGGAAAAGCTGGCAGTAATTATTGAAACATCTGGTGGCTCGATTGAGGTTGTTGAGCGGATGGCAGAGATGTTCAGGCATCACTACCCAAAAGACATAGCCTTTTACGTACCAAGCTATGCGATGTCTGCAGGTACCGTATTGGTAATGTCTGGAGACAGTATACACATGGACTACTTTTCCGTTCTCGGTCCTATCGACCCGCAAGTCAAACAGAAATCTTCCGATAATTATGTGCCAGCTCTTGGATATCTGGAAAAATACGCCGATTTCGTTGAAAAATCTTCACGTGGCAAGCTCACTGAGGCGGAGGTATTATTTTTCTTGCAGAAGTTTGACCCTGCTGAGCTGCATTTTTTTGAGCAAGCCAGAGACTTGTCGGTGGAACTTTTGAAAAAATGGCTAGTTAATTATAAGTTTCGGAATTGGAAGAAGACGGGTTCTTCCGGTAAGATTGTTACAGCTGCCATGCGCGAAAAGCGGGCTACGGAGATTGCCAGAAAGCTGAATGATGTGAAAAGGTGGAAATCTCATAGTCGCACATTGTCCAGAAGTGTAATTGAATCAGAAATGAAGTTGATGATTGACGATTTTGGCGCGGACAAAGAGCTCAATAGGCGGATAAGGTCTTACTCACGTCTGCTGCAAGATTACATGATGCGTGTAGGACATTCTATCGTAGTTCATGTTCCACAGACGTACAAGGGGATGTAA
- a CDS encoding DUF962 domain-containing protein encodes MSNLPPVPTTFAEFWPYYMAAHQDPRNCAVHYVGSTGGVAAAVAAVWTGQLGWIAAGVVFGYACAWFGHFVFERNKPASWVRWWWSFLGDWRMYAAKLSGRSAEAVALGRGLPDISEMVRAKQRA; translated from the coding sequence ATGAGCAACCTGCCCCCCGTGCCGACGACGTTCGCGGAATTCTGGCCCTATTACATGGCGGCGCATCAGGATCCGCGCAACTGCGCCGTGCATTATGTCGGCTCGACGGGCGGGGTGGCGGCCGCGGTGGCGGCGGTGTGGACCGGGCAATTGGGGTGGATCGCGGCCGGGGTGGTGTTCGGCTATGCCTGCGCCTGGTTCGGGCATTTCGTGTTCGAGCGCAACAAGCCGGCGAGCTGGGTGCGCTGGTGGTGGAGTTTCCTGGGCGACTGGCGGATGTATGCGGCGAAGCTGAGCGGGCGCAGCGCCGAGGCGGTGGCGCTGGGGCGGGGCCTGCCGGACATTTCGGAGATGGTGCGGGCAAAACAGCGTGCGTGA
- a CDS encoding carbonic anhydrase, which yields MPEFRELIEGYRRFRTGPYIEQRTRFDALAQGQSPRVMLVACSDSRVDPSRVFDTAPGQMFVLRNVANLVPDYGDAAGQASAAAAIEYAVCVLKVHQIVVFGHARCGGIAASLSGAFTDAGPGQGQFIGKWMAMIEPARQQVVAAAALSPDVDAQRALEQAAVRLSLANLRSYPFVTAAETAGELKLQGAIFDIADGSLRVLDPATDRFETVPVTLPG from the coding sequence ATGCCCGAATTCCGCGAACTCATCGAAGGTTACCGCCGCTTCCGCACCGGCCCCTACATCGAACAGCGCACCCGTTTCGACGCGCTCGCCCAGGGCCAGTCGCCGCGGGTGATGCTGGTCGCCTGTTCGGACAGCCGGGTCGATCCCAGCCGCGTGTTCGATACCGCGCCGGGCCAGATGTTCGTGCTGCGCAACGTCGCCAACCTGGTGCCCGATTACGGCGACGCCGCCGGCCAGGCGAGCGCCGCCGCCGCCATCGAATATGCCGTCTGCGTGCTGAAGGTGCACCAGATCGTCGTCTTCGGCCACGCCCGCTGCGGCGGCATCGCCGCCAGCCTCTCCGGCGCCTTCACCGATGCCGGCCCCGGCCAGGGCCAGTTCATCGGCAAATGGATGGCGATGATCGAACCGGCGCGGCAACAGGTGGTCGCCGCCGCCGCGCTCAGCCCCGATGTCGATGCGCAGCGTGCGCTGGAACAGGCCGCCGTCCGCCTCAGCCTCGCCAACCTGCGCAGCTACCCCTTCGTCACCGCCGCCGAAACCGCCGGCGAACTGAAACTGCAGGGCGCCATCTTCGACATCGCGGACGGCAGCCTGCGCGTGCTCGACCCCGCCACCGACCGCTTCGAAACCGTCCCCGTCACCCTGCCCGGATAA